In Arachis hypogaea cultivar Tifrunner chromosome 17, arahy.Tifrunner.gnm2.J5K5, whole genome shotgun sequence, a single window of DNA contains:
- the LOC112762873 gene encoding uncharacterized protein, whose product MVIADECCQSSADITLADEVGDVAIDQYMQVVGLRLASLGRSREKIHRKFVEKKEDPSFREELALKTAKISELEVKLAEVEKYLKDVKDSYAKDVEDLKKKEADLSALSARMIEVTTQLKELEKNKQGEILDSFLEGFERASV is encoded by the exons ATGGTTATTGCCGATGAGTGTTGTCAATCGTCGGCAGATATAACTCTGGCCGACGAGGTTGGTGATGTGGCTATTGATCAGTACATGCAG GTGGTGGGATTGCGGCTGGCGAGTTTGGGGCGTAGCCGTGAAAAAATACATCGGAAGTTTGTTGAGAAGAAGGAGGATCCAAGCTTTAGGGAGGAGTTGGCTTTAAAGACTGCTAAGATCTCGGAACTAGAGGTGAAGTTAGCTGaggttgaaaaatatttgaaagatgTGAAGGATAGCTATGCCAAGGATGTTGAAGATTTAAAAAAGAAGGAAGCTGACTTATCTGCTCTGAGTGCCCGTATGATTGAGGTTACCACTCAATTGAAGGAGTTGGAGAAGAACAAGCAAGGAGAAATTCTTGATTCCTTCCTTGAAGGATTTGAGAGGGCGTCTGTCTAG
- the LOC112762874 gene encoding uncharacterized protein, with protein sequence MDAYSGYNQIQMHQSDQNKTAFITEYENYCYKVVPFGLKNADATYQRLMDKVFAKQIGRSIEVYVDDMVAKTKIGNNHLDDLTKIFGQLRKYNMRLNPETCAFGVQSGKFLGFMLTSREFDIKYEGRASIKSQFLADFIAEFSVPSTAEDYIEWSLYVDGSSNPQGCGAGIILDDSHGNIIEHSLNFSFKASNNQSEYEALIAGLRLAVDLNITELKELKIKQHFSSVEHPQTNGLAEAANKVILHALRKKLDDAKGLWAELILEIIWGYNTTIHSTTNETPFRLVYGSDVMILVEIFQSSLRTALADQTTQDTARQSKLDLIEELRSSTAVKHLAMQQHIARIYNQRLHPRSFHVNDLVLRKTEQARKPSAHGKLAANWEGPYRVTEVIGNGAYRLQTLQGKDLPNTWNVSSLKLYYS encoded by the exons atggatgcatattctggttataaccagatccaAATGCATCAATCCGATCAAAATAAGACAGCCTTTATTACTGAATATGaaaactattgttataaagtcGTGCCATTTGGCCTTAAGAATGCCGATGCGACATATCAACGTCTAATGGACAAAGTCTTCGCCAAACAAATCGGCAGGAGCATTGAGGTCTACGTCGATGATATGGTCGCCAAGACCAAGATCGGCAATAATCACCTTGATGACCTCACCAAAATCTTCGGACAGCTAAGAAAATACAACATGCGGTTAAATCCTGAAACGTGCGCATTTGGGGTTCAGAGCGGTaaattcctcggcttcatgcTCACTAGCCGAG AATTCGACATCAAGTACGAAGGCCGAGCATCCATCAAATCCCAGTttttggccgactttatcgccgaATTCTCGGTACCAAGTACAGCTGAAGACTACATTGAATGGTCTTTATACGTTGATGGATCCTCGAACCCACAAGGGTGTGGAGCAGGTATCATTCTTGATGATAGCCACGGCAACATCATCGAACATTCCCTCAATTTTTCCTTTAAAGCAAGCAACAATCAAAGTGAGTATGAAGCGCTAATTGCTGGCCTTAGACTCGCTGTCGACCTAAACATCACCGAGCTTAAG gaactaaaaatcaaacaacatTTCTCCTCAGTCGAACACCCACAAACAAACGGCTTAGCAGAAGCCGCAAATAAAGTAATACTACATGCTCTAAGAAAGAAACTGGATGATGCAAAAGGCCTCTGGGCCGAGCTTATCCTAGAGATCATATGGGGATACAACACAACAATTCATTCAACCACAAATGAGACACCCTTCCGTTTAGTCTACGGCTCAGACGTAATGATACTAGTGGAGATCTTCCAATCCTCACTACGAACTGCATTAGCCGACCAAACTACACAAGACACAGCTCGGCAATCCAAACTTGACCTCATTGAAGAACTCAGATCATCCACAGCAGTCAAACACTTAGCCATGCAACAACACATAGCCCGAATATATAACCAAAGACTTCATCCAAGGTCCTTCCATGTAAATGACCTTGTGCTCAGGAAAACAGAACAAGCTAGGAAACCATCAGCACATGGCAAACTAGCAGCTAATTGGGAGGGCCCTTACCGAGTAACAGAAGTAATCGGCAATGGAGCCTACCGACTACAAACCTTACAGGGTAAAGATCTCCCTAACACTTGGAATGTATCTTCCTTAAAGTTATATTACAGTTAA